A genomic region of Trueperaceae bacterium contains the following coding sequences:
- a CDS encoding glycosyltransferase family 2 protein, translated as MQPYFSVVIPTYRRPELLREAVGSVLRQEFSDFELLVVDDDPEGSGRNALSGIGDARLRYLRNDRGRGGSGTRNAGIFRANGKWTAFLDDDDVWRPHKLAAQHRLIEGGGEDLVLVYAGSAIFDFDRQEIVSRRGCDKRGRIAADLLYRNYVGGLSTVAIRTDVLKAAGGFDERFPALQDAELYVRIAEQGVVDYVDDVLVWIRKTNGDRITRNPASKLRGSELFEEKYRDRIAKVPRLRHRAAARIFAFAAASGKWGPMLRAAPWTAAGLVIDRKSLRNIGYRIAKFASGRARGKRDRSGLQR; from the coding sequence GTGCAGCCCTACTTCTCCGTCGTCATCCCCACCTATCGCCGACCGGAACTCCTCCGCGAGGCTGTAGGGAGTGTTCTGCGGCAGGAGTTCAGCGACTTCGAGCTGCTCGTGGTCGATGACGACCCGGAGGGCTCCGGCCGGAACGCTCTGAGCGGCATCGGAGATGCCAGGCTCCGCTATCTGCGGAACGATCGCGGTCGTGGCGGCAGCGGCACTCGCAACGCGGGGATCTTCCGCGCCAACGGCAAGTGGACCGCGTTCCTCGATGACGACGACGTCTGGCGGCCGCACAAGCTGGCCGCCCAGCACCGGCTCATCGAGGGCGGAGGCGAGGACCTCGTGCTCGTCTACGCCGGCAGCGCGATCTTCGACTTCGATCGGCAGGAGATAGTCTCCCGGCGCGGGTGCGACAAGCGGGGGAGGATCGCGGCTGACCTCCTCTACCGGAACTACGTGGGTGGACTATCCACGGTCGCGATCAGAACGGACGTCCTGAAGGCGGCCGGCGGCTTCGATGAACGGTTCCCTGCGCTCCAGGACGCCGAGCTCTATGTCCGGATCGCCGAGCAGGGCGTCGTCGATTACGTCGACGACGTACTCGTGTGGATCCGCAAGACGAACGGCGACAGGATCACCCGCAACCCGGCCTCGAAGCTGCGGGGCAGCGAACTGTTCGAGGAGAAGTACCGCGACCGCATCGCCAAGGTGCCGCGACTCAGGCACAGGGCGGCCGCCCGGATCTTCGCCTTCGCTGCAGCCTCCGGGAAGTGGGGACCGATGCTCCGGGCGGCGCCCTGGACGGCCGCCGGCCTCGTCATCGACAGGAAGAGCCTCAGGAACATCGGTTACCGCATCGCCAAGTTCGCCTCCGGACGCGCCCGCGGCAAACGCGACCGCAGCGGCCTCCAGCGCTGA
- a CDS encoding glycosyltransferase, whose amino-acid sequence MNDQPLVTIGMPTYNRAGGYLRQALDSALAQTYPNCEIVVSDNCSTDRTPELVRARASDRLRYFRHARNIGANENFNFCLEQARGRYFLLLHDDDRIDADFVETCMRAVANRTEVGAIRTGTRVIDDEGGVKSVKPNNCQGMTAADVFLTWFAKGTALYLCSTLFNTERLRQHGGFDSPKGLYQDVVAFANLAARYGTVDVEAPLASFRRHGENKGSSASALDWTEDSLFLLGLLCELMPDRAEELRRNGLPYLCQKCYRIARGIDSPVLRWRTYLTIYDRFERSYSPVSHSLRRNRNEARSYVGRMLRSLRQSPKGTVSN is encoded by the coding sequence CTCGACAGCGCCCTGGCCCAGACCTACCCGAACTGCGAGATAGTGGTGTCGGACAACTGCTCCACCGACCGCACGCCCGAGCTCGTCCGGGCCCGGGCCAGCGACCGGCTCCGCTACTTCCGCCACGCTCGCAACATCGGCGCCAACGAGAACTTCAACTTCTGCCTCGAGCAGGCGCGGGGACGGTACTTCCTCCTCCTCCACGACGACGACCGGATCGACGCCGACTTCGTCGAAACGTGCATGCGAGCTGTCGCGAACAGGACGGAAGTAGGCGCGATCCGGACCGGAACCAGGGTGATCGACGACGAGGGCGGGGTGAAGAGCGTCAAGCCGAACAACTGCCAGGGGATGACGGCCGCCGATGTCTTCCTCACCTGGTTCGCGAAGGGAACCGCCCTCTACCTCTGCAGCACCCTCTTCAACACCGAGAGACTGCGCCAGCACGGCGGATTCGACAGCCCCAAAGGGCTCTATCAGGACGTCGTCGCCTTCGCCAACCTGGCGGCTCGCTACGGCACCGTCGACGTGGAGGCCCCGCTCGCGAGCTTCCGCCGTCACGGCGAGAACAAAGGCTCGAGCGCCTCGGCGCTCGACTGGACCGAGGATTCGCTCTTCCTCCTCGGCCTGCTGTGTGAACTGATGCCCGACAGGGCCGAGGAGCTGCGCCGCAACGGCCTCCCCTACCTGTGCCAGAAGTGCTACCGGATCGCCCGCGGGATCGACTCCCCGGTGCTCCGCTGGCGCACCTACCTCACGATCTACGATCGATTCGAGCGGTCGTACTCACCGGTGAGCCACAGCCTGCGGAGGAACCGCAACGAAGCCCGCAGCTACGTGGGCAGGATGTTGCGGTCGTTACGCCAATCACCCAAGGGAACCGTCAGTAACTAA
- a CDS encoding glycosyltransferase — translation MESEGSGPPTPRPTRIAIFMADLSGGGAERMMVHLANGLSAQGIRVDLLLAKAAGPYLESVSKEIDIREVSPTGGVSRALPYLAGYLRNERPDLLISTLHHASLVALAARRLSGRRIPVIIREANTPSKRIRSLARPKDLLSDELARLGYRFADGIVAVSQGVADDLARHFRLPREKLEVLHNPVVTEDILTLANRPADHPWLEPGQPPVILGMGRLHVQKDFATLIRAFARVRESREARLLILGEGEERERLERLAGSLGLAAEVELPGFVENPFAYLARADLFVLSSQWEGLPGALIQALACGCPVVSTDCRSGPAEVLEGGRYGELVPVGEPDLLAAAMVRALDSPIDEQCLVARSRDFSGQVVVPGYIDYFSRQLAASRRRGQQ, via the coding sequence ATGGAGAGTGAGGGTAGCGGCCCGCCGACTCCTCGGCCTACCAGGATCGCTATCTTCATGGCGGATCTGAGCGGCGGGGGCGCCGAGCGGATGATGGTCCACCTCGCCAACGGCCTCTCGGCCCAGGGCATCCGAGTCGACCTGCTCCTCGCGAAGGCGGCCGGCCCCTACCTGGAGAGCGTCTCGAAGGAGATCGATATCAGGGAGGTGAGCCCTACCGGAGGTGTGTCGCGCGCCCTCCCCTACCTGGCCGGCTACCTCCGGAACGAACGACCGGACCTGCTCATCTCCACCCTCCACCATGCCAGCCTGGTGGCGCTCGCCGCACGACGGCTGTCGGGGAGGAGGATCCCGGTGATCATCCGCGAAGCCAACACGCCTTCGAAGCGGATCCGTAGCCTCGCCCGGCCCAAGGACCTGCTTAGCGACGAGCTCGCCAGGCTGGGCTACCGCTTCGCCGACGGCATCGTCGCCGTATCGCAGGGAGTTGCCGATGACCTGGCCAGGCATTTCCGTCTCCCGCGGGAGAAGCTCGAAGTGCTCCACAACCCGGTGGTGACCGAGGACATCCTCACCCTCGCCAACCGGCCAGCGGATCACCCCTGGCTCGAGCCAGGCCAACCGCCGGTGATCCTGGGCATGGGACGGCTGCACGTCCAGAAGGATTTCGCCACCCTCATCCGGGCGTTCGCGCGGGTCCGCGAGTCCCGCGAGGCGAGGCTGCTGATCCTCGGCGAGGGCGAGGAGCGGGAGCGGCTCGAGCGGTTGGCCGGCTCGCTGGGCCTGGCGGCCGAAGTGGAGCTGCCGGGATTCGTCGAGAACCCGTTCGCCTACCTCGCCCGGGCGGACCTCTTCGTCCTCTCGTCGCAGTGGGAAGGGTTGCCTGGCGCACTCATCCAGGCGCTCGCTTGCGGCTGCCCGGTAGTCTCGACGGACTGCCGTTCCGGCCCTGCGGAGGTGCTGGAAGGCGGCCGGTACGGTGAACTGGTGCCGGTGGGCGAGCCCGACCTCCTGGCGGCAGCTATGGTCCGCGCTCTCGACTCGCCGATCGACGAGCAGTGCCTCGTGGCTCGGAGCCGCGACTTCTCTGGACAAGTTGTGGTCCCCGGCTACATCGACTACTTCTCGAGGCAGCTGGCTGCGAGCCGGCGACGAGGGCAGCAGTGA
- a CDS encoding glycosyltransferase: MGLAGVGPTEADRRRAPPTAALRIAFFVDVFPRISNTFILNQINGLLDRGHQLDIFARSLKPFERNHGELYRYDLEARLKHFVIPGSWARRVSLAAGQLLRPYAWRPAVLDALDFRRHGSKALNLSQLYTTLSFLRHSDYDVVHAQFGKLGPALLPLKRSGALRAPLVVSFRGADLSSALEKNPRIYDELFGAAELLLPVSEYFRQKLIAAGAPAERTCVLHSGIETERFPFAVRSRAPEEETRVLFIGRLTEKKGLTDAIEAVARTIASGRRIRLTVVGEGELEESARRQAEEAGIAPQVTWLGAQNSAGVVAQLARAHLLVAPSVTASDGDQEGIPNVVKEAMASGLPVLSTRHSGIPELVEDGVSGFLVEERSPEQLHRRLRELVDRPELWPSMGRAGRAKVVAEYDSAKLNDRLVELYRSLR; encoded by the coding sequence ATGGGACTGGCGGGCGTGGGCCCAACCGAAGCGGATCGGCGGCGAGCCCCGCCGACCGCAGCGCTGCGGATCGCGTTCTTCGTGGACGTCTTTCCGCGCATCTCCAACACGTTCATCCTCAATCAGATCAACGGCCTCCTCGACCGGGGCCACCAGCTCGACATCTTCGCCCGGTCGCTCAAGCCGTTCGAGAGGAATCACGGCGAGCTGTACAGGTACGACCTCGAGGCTCGACTGAAGCACTTCGTCATCCCCGGTAGCTGGGCCAGGCGCGTCTCGCTCGCCGCCGGCCAGCTGCTGAGACCGTACGCCTGGCGACCCGCGGTGCTCGACGCCCTCGACTTCCGTCGGCACGGGTCGAAGGCGCTCAACCTGTCGCAGCTCTACACGACGCTTTCGTTCCTGCGGCATTCCGACTACGACGTGGTGCACGCCCAGTTCGGCAAGCTGGGTCCGGCACTGCTGCCGCTCAAGAGGTCGGGAGCGCTTAGGGCGCCGCTGGTCGTCTCGTTCCGGGGGGCGGACCTCTCCAGCGCGCTGGAGAAGAACCCGCGGATCTACGATGAACTGTTCGGCGCGGCCGAGCTGCTCCTGCCGGTGAGCGAGTACTTCAGGCAGAAGCTCATCGCCGCGGGGGCCCCCGCGGAAAGGACCTGCGTGCTCCACTCGGGCATCGAGACCGAGCGGTTCCCGTTCGCCGTCCGCTCGCGAGCGCCGGAGGAGGAGACGCGGGTGCTCTTCATAGGCAGGCTCACCGAGAAGAAAGGCCTGACCGACGCCATAGAGGCGGTCGCCAGGACGATCGCGAGCGGCCGCAGGATCAGGCTTACGGTGGTTGGCGAAGGCGAGCTCGAGGAGTCGGCCAGGCGGCAGGCAGAGGAAGCGGGTATCGCCCCGCAGGTCACCTGGCTGGGAGCGCAGAACTCTGCCGGCGTGGTTGCCCAGCTCGCACGGGCCCACCTCCTCGTCGCGCCCAGCGTCACGGCCAGCGACGGCGACCAGGAGGGGATACCCAACGTCGTCAAGGAGGCGATGGCGAGCGGCCTGCCGGTGCTCTCCACTCGTCACAGCGGCATACCCGAGCTGGTGGAGGACGGCGTGTCCGGCTTCCTGGTAGAGGAGCGCAGTCCGGAACAGCTCCACCGGCGCCTGCGCGAGCTGGTGGATAGGCCGGAGCTGTGGCCGTCGATGGGCCGCGCAGGCCGCGCCAAGGTCGTGGCAGAGTACGACAGCGCGAAGCTCAACGACCGGCTGGTGGAGCTCTACAGGAGTCTTCGGTGA
- a CDS encoding phosphotransferase → MTVLAAGCGEAEELLSRLGYRLLDCRPLEWKRVQTTPLMIVDTDRGTFVLKLRTPPANLRSRVVAAVADLELSTQAAVYSSLCRQQFDYLRFPALIDTDGRNYLLLEHVDTRPHGEHDLPGGQLLESLLEFQLSDMRLDRSGPHTLLARTREPFALLMRRLLTGIRKQLGWPIARSALEVAFACRSAQPPLERTVVCHNDFHHNNLLLDVQGRVYFSDFEAVTLEDRWVLADIVHYAVGTQTFRIDCDVIGDYAELFAGRTGLALDLTAQLRVGLLARLSKLVLSSVPPAEAVARYRRFLTEVLLDDASFGEWMGGNFGAR, encoded by the coding sequence ATGACCGTCCTGGCTGCTGGTTGCGGCGAGGCAGAGGAGCTCCTCTCGCGACTCGGCTACCGCCTGCTCGACTGCAGGCCCCTCGAGTGGAAGCGGGTTCAGACGACGCCCCTGATGATCGTCGATACCGATCGCGGCACGTTCGTGCTCAAGCTCCGCACTCCGCCGGCGAACCTCCGGTCGCGGGTCGTGGCCGCGGTCGCCGACCTCGAGCTCTCGACGCAGGCGGCGGTCTACTCCTCGCTGTGCCGCCAGCAGTTCGACTACCTCCGCTTCCCCGCCCTCATCGACACCGACGGCCGCAACTACCTGCTGCTCGAGCATGTGGATACGCGCCCCCACGGCGAGCACGACCTGCCCGGCGGTCAGCTGCTCGAGAGCCTGCTGGAGTTCCAGCTCTCAGACATGCGACTGGACCGAAGCGGTCCGCATACGCTCCTAGCTCGAACTCGCGAGCCGTTCGCGCTGCTGATGAGGAGGCTCCTCACCGGGATCAGGAAACAGTTGGGCTGGCCCATCGCCCGATCGGCACTCGAGGTCGCCTTCGCCTGCCGCTCCGCGCAACCGCCGCTAGAGCGCACGGTCGTGTGTCACAACGACTTCCACCACAACAACCTGCTGCTCGACGTCCAGGGGCGCGTCTACTTCAGCGATTTCGAAGCGGTTACGCTCGAGGACCGCTGGGTGCTCGCCGACATCGTCCACTACGCCGTGGGCACCCAGACGTTCCGCATCGACTGCGACGTCATCGGGGATTATGCCGAGCTGTTTGCGGGGCGCACCGGGCTCGCCCTCGACCTCACGGCTCAGCTGCGCGTGGGTCTCCTCGCCCGGCTGAGCAAACTGGTGCTCTCCTCGGTACCGCCGGCGGAGGCGGTCGCGAGGTACCGCCGCTTCCTGACCGAGGTGCTGCTCGACGACGCCTCATTCGGCGAGTGGATGGGAGGCAACTTCGGGGCGCGGTAG
- a CDS encoding O-antigen ligase family protein — protein MGSAGLYVLAVLLAQSQPGLSRVVHLSEGVMLLTLLWKAKQGSITLNADPLPWLFWIFFLFTFASVLWSAHPMPATVRSVSILVDVLGATLIWIALFNGLSLVWLAGCAAAGAAVQAAIALFQFWTGSGVRVEGLVGNANELAIQLSLTAFLMLMVWGRHWLAGAFALTLLVIATVTSGSRKMVFVWFTYLLLLSRWLTVGIKRSTIVAGAVLLLLPASILLLIENREAVLEPIENLTVYKRIDEALAGQDSSAEKRENLLTDALDAWSTSPVWGHGVDQYRWMNPLQVYSHNNFTEVLANLGLIGLILYYSIHANLFWRAASLVRRRGSGRSWLILAFVLMLLMLDLARVSYTDRLTWLFLAVVGFVCHREEHGGSRPIAEGAESDGE, from the coding sequence GTGGGATCGGCCGGCCTCTACGTCCTGGCGGTCCTGCTCGCCCAGTCGCAGCCGGGCCTGTCTCGTGTGGTGCACCTCTCCGAAGGGGTAATGCTCCTCACCCTCCTGTGGAAGGCGAAGCAGGGATCGATCACCCTCAACGCCGACCCGCTCCCCTGGCTCTTCTGGATCTTCTTCCTGTTCACCTTCGCCAGCGTGCTCTGGTCGGCTCATCCGATGCCGGCGACGGTCCGCTCGGTCTCCATCCTCGTGGACGTCCTGGGCGCGACCCTCATCTGGATCGCGCTGTTCAACGGGCTCTCCCTGGTGTGGCTGGCCGGTTGTGCCGCAGCCGGAGCCGCCGTCCAGGCCGCGATAGCCCTCTTCCAGTTCTGGACGGGCAGTGGAGTTCGGGTGGAGGGCCTGGTGGGGAACGCCAACGAGCTGGCAATCCAGCTTTCTCTGACCGCTTTCCTGATGTTGATGGTCTGGGGGAGGCACTGGCTCGCCGGGGCGTTCGCCCTGACGCTGCTGGTGATCGCGACGGTCACCAGCGGCAGTCGCAAGATGGTGTTCGTCTGGTTCACCTACCTGCTCCTGCTCTCCCGCTGGCTGACCGTGGGCATCAAACGCTCCACGATCGTCGCCGGGGCGGTCTTGCTCCTCCTGCCGGCCTCGATCCTCCTCCTCATCGAGAACCGTGAGGCGGTACTGGAGCCGATCGAGAACCTCACCGTCTACAAACGGATAGACGAGGCGCTGGCGGGCCAGGACAGCAGCGCGGAGAAGCGCGAGAACCTGCTCACCGACGCACTCGACGCGTGGAGCACCTCGCCGGTCTGGGGGCACGGCGTCGATCAGTACCGCTGGATGAACCCGCTCCAGGTCTACTCGCACAACAACTTCACCGAGGTGCTGGCGAACCTCGGCCTGATCGGGCTGATCCTCTACTACTCCATCCACGCCAACCTGTTCTGGCGGGCCGCCAGCCTCGTTCGGAGGCGCGGCTCGGGACGCTCCTGGCTGATACTCGCCTTCGTCCTCATGCTCCTGATGCTCGACCTCGCCCGGGTTTCGTACACCGACCGGCTCACCTGGCTGTTCCTGGCGGTGGTGGGTTTCGTCTGTCACCGGGAGGAGCACGGAGGTTCGAGGCCAATCGCCGAGGGAGCGGAGTCGGATGGAGAGTGA